One genomic segment of Vulpes vulpes isolate BD-2025 chromosome 2, VulVul3, whole genome shotgun sequence includes these proteins:
- the MTPAP gene encoding poly(A) RNA polymerase, mitochondrial, with protein sequence MAARRVGMSARLLLCAQRSQVLRPTHRLLSCPGTVAADVKREEQSSRSVETGSEGRIPKKKFSELQKERREQAQRTVLIHCPNKISEKKFLKYLSQHGPISNHFFYESFGLYAVVEFCQKESVTSLQNITRTPSMDTEAAIPFKSRFFNLKMKNPSSQTSEQSCIQCSNHSPPSSKKLSELLCYAESIDDQLNTLLKEFQLTEEDIKLRYLTCSLIEDIAAAYFLDCTVRPFGSSVNSFGKLGCDLDMFLDLDEIGKLNTNKTSGNFLMEFQVKNVPSERVATQKILSVIGECLDHFGPGCVGVQKILNARCPLVRFSHQASGFQCDLTTNNRIALKSSELLYIYGALDSRVRAMVFSIRCWARAHSLTSSIPGSWITNFSLTMMVIFFLQRRSPPILPTLDYLKTLADAEDKCIIEGHNCTFIRDLNRIKPSGNTETLESLLKEFFEYFGNFAFNKNSINIRQGREQNKPESSPLHIQNPFETSLNISKNVSQSQLQKFVDLARESAWILSQEDKDRPSPSSNQPWGLAALLLPSVVNSVSLAKKKRKKPASERIKNLLESIKSSSPENDTNTNGKRTVSTQA encoded by the exons ATGGCGGCCCGCCGCGTGGGGATGTCGGCGCGTTTACTCCTCTGTGCCCAGAGAAGTCAAGTCTTGCGTCCCACCCACAGGCTTCTCAGCTGCCCAGGAACTGTGGCCGCAGACGTTAAGAGAGAAGAGCAGTCTTCCAGGAGTGTGGAGACAG GCTCTGAAGGCAGGATTCCCAAAAAGAAATTCTCTGAGTTGCAGAAAGAAAGACGCGAACAGGCACAGCGAACTGTTTTAATACATTGCCcaaataaaatcagtgaaaaaaaatttctgaaatacTTATCCCAACATGGACCTATTAGTAATCATTTCTTCTATGAGAGCTTT GGTCTTTATGCTGTTGTAGAATTTTGTCAGAAGGAAAGTGTCACTTCACTACAGAATATAACTCGTACTCCAAGTATGGACACAGAGGCTGCAATTCCATTCAAGTCACGTTTCTtcaatttaaagatgaaaaatccaTCAAGTCAGACTTCAGAACAGTCCTGTATACAATGCAGTAATCATTCCCCTCCTTCAAGCAAGAAGCTTTCTGAATTACTTTGTTATGCAGAAAGT ATAGATGATCAGCTGAATACTCTCCTGAAGGAGTTCCAGTTAACAGAGGAGGACATTAAACTACGATATCTCACCTGTTCCCTTATTGAAGACATAGCAGCTGCATATTTTCTGGACTGTACAGTGAGACCCTTTGGGTCCTCAGTCAACAGTTTTGGGAAATTAGGATGTGATTTGGACATGTTTTTGGATCTAGATGAAATTGGAAAACTTAACACCAACAAG ACCTCAGGTAATTTTCTAATGGAATTTCAAGTGAAAAATGTTCCTTCAGAAAGAGTTGCAACTCAGAAGATCCTGTCTGTCATAGGAGAATGCCTTGACCACTTTGGCCCTGGCTGTGTGGGTGtacaaaaaatcttaaatgctCGATGTCCTCTTGTGAGGTTCTCACACCAGGCCTCTGGATTTCAGTGTGATTTGACTACTAACAATAG gaTTGCCTTGAAAAGTTCTGAACTGCTTTATATATATGGTGCTCTCGATTCAAGAGTGAGAGCCATGGTGTTCAGTATTCGATGTTGGGCTCGAGCACATTCATTAACAAGTAGTATTCCTGGTTCTTGGATTACAAATTTCTCTCTTACAATGATGGTCATCTTTTTTCTCCAGAGGAGATCACCCCCTATTCTTCCAACACTTGACTACCTAAAAACCCTAGCAG ATGCAGAAGATAAATGTATAATAGAAGGCCACAACTGTACATTTATTCGTGATTTGAATAGAATTAAACCTTCAGGAAACACAGAAACACTAG aatCACTACTCAAAGAATTTTTTGAGTATTTTGGCAACTTCGCTTtcaataaaaattccataaatattcgacag GGAAGGGAACAAAACAAACCTGAATCATCTCCACTGCACATTCAGAATCCTTTTGAAACTTCTCTCAACATCAGCAAAAATGTAAGTCAAAGCCAGCTACAAAAATTTGTAGATCTGGCCAGAGAAAGTGCCTGGATTTTAAGTCAGGAAGATAAAGATCGCCCTTCCCCATCAAGTAATCAGCCCTGGGGGTTGGCAGCCCTGCTGCTCCCTTCCGTGGTAAATAGTGTGTCTCTTgccaagaagaaaaggaagaagcctgcaagtgaaagaattaaaaatttgcTGGAATCCATAAAAAGCAGCAGTCCAGAAAATGATACAAATACCAATGGGAAAAGAACAGTCAGTACTCAGGCATAA